The Orcinus orca chromosome 16, mOrcOrc1.1, whole genome shotgun sequence genome includes a window with the following:
- the LOC117201498 gene encoding coatomer subunit zeta-1-like: protein MEALILEPSLYTVKAILMLDNDGDRLFAKYYYDTYPSIKEQKAFEKNIFNKTHRTDSEIALLESLTVVYKSSIDLYFYVICSSCENELMLVAVLNCLFDSLSQTLRKNVEKRALLENMEGLFLAVDEIVDGGVILESDPQQVIHWVALRGEDVPLTEQTVSQVLQSAKEQIKWSLLW from the coding sequence ATGGAGGCGCTGATTTTGGAACCCTCCCTGTATACTGTCAAAGCCATCCTGATGCTGGACAATGATGGAGATCGACTTTTTGCCAAGTACTATTACGACACCTACCCCAGTATCAAGGAGCAAAAGGCCTTTGAGAAGAACATTTTCAACAAGACCCACCGGACTGACAGTGAAATTGCCCTCTTGGAAAGCCTGACAGTGGTATACAAAAGCAGCATCGATCTCTATTTCTATGTGATCTGCAGCTCTTGTGAAAATGAGCTGATGCTCGTGGCTGTTCTGAATTGCCTCTTTGACTCCTTGAGCCAGACGCTgagaaaaaatgtagaaaagcgAGCTCTGCTGGAGAACATGGAGGGGCTCTTCTTGGCTGTGGATGAAATCGTAGACGGAGGGGTGATCCTGGAGAGCGATCCCCAGCAAGTGATACACTGGGTGGCATTAAGGGGAGAAGATGTACCCCTTACAGAGCAGACCGTGTCTCAGGTGCTGCAGTCAGCCAAAGAACAGATCAAGTGGTCACTCCTTTGGTGA
- the CCNF gene encoding cyclin-F isoform X2: MGSGGVIHCRCAKCFCYPTKRRIRRRPRNLTILSLPEDVLFHILKWLSVGDILAVRAVHSHLKYLVDNHASVWACASFQELWPSPKNLKLFERAAEKGNFEAAVKLGIAYLYNEGLSVSDEARAEVNGLKASRFFSLTERLNVGAAPFIWLFIRPPWSVSGSCCKAVVHESLRMECQLQKTHRASILHCLGRVLSLFEDEEKQKQARDLFEESANQGCLTSSYLLWESDRKMDLSLAKACAHGNQLGLEAKASNEIVCQLFQASHAVSKQRVFSVQKGLNDTMRYILIDWLVEVATMKDFSSLCLHLTVECVDRYLRRRLVPRYRLQLLGIACMVMCTRFISKEILTIREAVWLTDNTYKYEDLVRMMGEIISALEGKIRVPTVVDYKDVLLTLVPMAPRTQHLCSFLCELSLLHTSLAAYAPAHLAAAALLLARLTHGQTQPWTTRLWDLTGFSCEDLIPCVLSLHQKCFHDDAPKDYRQVSLTAVKQRFEDKRYEEISQEEVLSYGQLCATLGVKQESPEPASFLSTGDIHTFLSSPSGRRTKRKRENSLQEDRGSFVTTPTAELSSQEETLLGSFLDWSLDYCSGYEGDQESEGEKEGDVTAPSGVLDVTVVYLNPEQHCCQESSDEEACPEEEGRQDTQASAPGSQTPWTPGLERSLCSRRGAGKDITTSGYSSVSSTSPTNSADGLGGLARSTSVLSPGSDLNTQPCHHHARKSCVQCRPPSPPESCAPQQQVKRKNLSAHNEEEEDMNLGFLKL; encoded by the exons GTGCACTCCCACCTGAAGTACCTGGTGGATAACCATGCCAGCGTGTGGGCATGTGCCAGCTTCCAGGAGCTGTGGCCTTCTCCAAAGAACCTGAAGCTCTTTGAAAG GGCTGCCGAAAAAGGGAATTTTGAAGCTGCTGTGAAGCTGGGCATAGCCTACCTCTACAATGAAGGCC TGTCTGTGTCTGATGAGGCCCGGGCGGAAGTGAACGGGCTGAAGGCCTCTCGCTTCTTCAGTCTCACGGAGCGCCTGAATGTGGGCGCCGCGCCCTTCATCTGGCTCTTCATCCGCCCACCTTGGTCGGTGTCCGGAAGCTGCTGCAAGGCCGTGGTTCACGAGAGCCTCAGGATGGAGTGCCAGCTGCAGAAA ACTCACAGAGCGTCCATACTGCACTGCTTGGGGAGAGTGCTGAGTCTTTTTGAG GatgaagagaaacagaagcaGGCCCGGGACCTGTTTGAAGAGTCTGCTAATCAGGGGTGTTTGACCAGCTCGTACCTCCTCTGGGAAAGTGACAGAAAGATGGAT CTGTCTCTAGCCAAAGCCTGTGCACACGGAAACCAGCTCGGACTGGAAGCGAAAGCCTCCAACGAGATAGTCTGCCAGCTGTTCCAGGCCTCCCACGCTGTCAGTAAGCAGAGGGTCTTCTCTGTGCAGAAGGGACTCAATGACACAATGAG GTACATTCTCATCGATTGGCTGGTAGAGGTTGCGACCATGAAGGACTTCTCGAGCCTGTGCCTTCACCTGACCGTGGAGTGCGTGGACCGGTACCTGCGGAGGCGGTTGGTGCCCCGGTACAGGCTCCAGCTGCTGGGCATCGCCTGCATGGTCATGTGCACCCG GTTCATCAGCAAAGAGATCCTGACGATCCGGGAGGCTGTGTGGCTCACAGACAACACGTACAAATACGAGGACCTGGTGAGGATGATGGGAGAGATCATCTCTGCCTTGGAAGGGAAGATTCGA GTCCCCACTGTGGTCGATTACAAGGACGTCCTGCTGACGCTGGTCCCCATGGCGCCAAGAACCCAGCACCTGTGCAGCTTCCTCTGTGAGCTCTCCCTGCTGCACACCAGCCTGGCCGCCTATGCCCCGGCCCACCTGGCTGCAGCCGCCCTGCTCCTGGCGAGGCTGACACATGGGCAGA CACAGCCCTGGACCACTCGGTTATGGGACCTCACTGGGTTCTCCTGTGAAGACCTCATCCCCTGTGTCTTAAGCCTTCATCAAAAGTG CTTCCATGACGATGCCCCCAAGGACTACAGGCAGGTCTCTCTCACTGCCGTGAAGCAGCGATTCGAGGACAAGCGATACGAAGAGATCAGCCAGGAAGAGGTGCTGAGCTACGGCCAGTTGTGTGCAACTCTAGGGGTGAAACAAGAGAGCCCAGAACCCGCGTCTTTCCTCAGCACAGGGGACATTCACACCTTCCTCAGCTCTCCCTCTGGAAGGAGAACCAAGCG GAAACGGGAGAACAGCCTCCAGGAGGACAGGGGCAGCTTCGTCACCACGCCGACCGCAGAGCTGTCCAGCCAGGAGGAGACACTGCTGGGCAGCTTCCTGGACTGGAGCCTGGACTACTGCTCCGGCTACGAGGGCGACCAAGAGAGCGAGGGCGAGAAGGAGGGCGATG TGACAGCTCCCAGCGGTGTCCTCGATGTCACTGTGGTCTACCTGAACCCGGAACAGCACTGCTGCCAGGAATCAAGCGATGAGGAGGCCTGCCCGGAGGAGGAGGGGCGTCAGGACACACAGGCGTCAGCACCAGGCAGCCAGACACCTTGGACCCCAGGGCTCGAGCGCTCTCTGTGCAGCAGGAGGGGGGCAGGCAAGGACATAACGACCTCAGGGTACTCCTCTGTCAGCAGCACAAGTCCCACAAACTCCGCAGATGGCTTGGGGGGCCTTGCCCGATCTACCTCAGTACTGTCCCCGGGCAGCGACTTGAACACACAGCCTTGCCACCATCACGCGAGGAAGTCGTGTGTACAGTGTCGTCCCCCAAGCCCCCCGGAGAGCTGTGCTCCCCAGCAACAGGTGAAGAGGAAAAACCTGTCCGCCCacaatgaggaggaggaggacatgAACTTGGGCTTTTTGAAGCTGTGA
- the CCNF gene encoding cyclin-F isoform X1, with protein sequence MGSGGVIHCRCAKCFCYPTKRRIRRRPRNLTILSLPEDVLFHILKWLSVGDILAVRAVHSHLKYLVDNHASVWACASFQELWPSPKNLKLFERAAEKGNFEAAVKLGIAYLYNEGLSVSDEARAEVNGLKASRFFSLTERLNVGAAPFIWLFIRPPWSVSGSCCKAVVHESLRMECQLQKTHRASILHCLGRVLSLFEDEEKQKQARDLFEESANQGCLTSSYLLWESDRKMDMSDPGRCLHSFRKLRDFAAKGCWEAQLSLAKACAHGNQLGLEAKASNEIVCQLFQASHAVSKQRVFSVQKGLNDTMRYILIDWLVEVATMKDFSSLCLHLTVECVDRYLRRRLVPRYRLQLLGIACMVMCTRFISKEILTIREAVWLTDNTYKYEDLVRMMGEIISALEGKIRVPTVVDYKDVLLTLVPMAPRTQHLCSFLCELSLLHTSLAAYAPAHLAAAALLLARLTHGQTQPWTTRLWDLTGFSCEDLIPCVLSLHQKCFHDDAPKDYRQVSLTAVKQRFEDKRYEEISQEEVLSYGQLCATLGVKQESPEPASFLSTGDIHTFLSSPSGRRTKRKRENSLQEDRGSFVTTPTAELSSQEETLLGSFLDWSLDYCSGYEGDQESEGEKEGDVTAPSGVLDVTVVYLNPEQHCCQESSDEEACPEEEGRQDTQASAPGSQTPWTPGLERSLCSRRGAGKDITTSGYSSVSSTSPTNSADGLGGLARSTSVLSPGSDLNTQPCHHHARKSCVQCRPPSPPESCAPQQQVKRKNLSAHNEEEEDMNLGFLKL encoded by the exons GTGCACTCCCACCTGAAGTACCTGGTGGATAACCATGCCAGCGTGTGGGCATGTGCCAGCTTCCAGGAGCTGTGGCCTTCTCCAAAGAACCTGAAGCTCTTTGAAAG GGCTGCCGAAAAAGGGAATTTTGAAGCTGCTGTGAAGCTGGGCATAGCCTACCTCTACAATGAAGGCC TGTCTGTGTCTGATGAGGCCCGGGCGGAAGTGAACGGGCTGAAGGCCTCTCGCTTCTTCAGTCTCACGGAGCGCCTGAATGTGGGCGCCGCGCCCTTCATCTGGCTCTTCATCCGCCCACCTTGGTCGGTGTCCGGAAGCTGCTGCAAGGCCGTGGTTCACGAGAGCCTCAGGATGGAGTGCCAGCTGCAGAAA ACTCACAGAGCGTCCATACTGCACTGCTTGGGGAGAGTGCTGAGTCTTTTTGAG GatgaagagaaacagaagcaGGCCCGGGACCTGTTTGAAGAGTCTGCTAATCAGGGGTGTTTGACCAGCTCGTACCTCCTCTGGGAAAGTGACAGAAAGATGGAT ATGTCAGATCCCGGACGATGCCTCCACAGCTTCCGGAAACTCAGGGACTTTGCTGCCAAAGGCTGCTGGGAAGCACAG CTGTCTCTAGCCAAAGCCTGTGCACACGGAAACCAGCTCGGACTGGAAGCGAAAGCCTCCAACGAGATAGTCTGCCAGCTGTTCCAGGCCTCCCACGCTGTCAGTAAGCAGAGGGTCTTCTCTGTGCAGAAGGGACTCAATGACACAATGAG GTACATTCTCATCGATTGGCTGGTAGAGGTTGCGACCATGAAGGACTTCTCGAGCCTGTGCCTTCACCTGACCGTGGAGTGCGTGGACCGGTACCTGCGGAGGCGGTTGGTGCCCCGGTACAGGCTCCAGCTGCTGGGCATCGCCTGCATGGTCATGTGCACCCG GTTCATCAGCAAAGAGATCCTGACGATCCGGGAGGCTGTGTGGCTCACAGACAACACGTACAAATACGAGGACCTGGTGAGGATGATGGGAGAGATCATCTCTGCCTTGGAAGGGAAGATTCGA GTCCCCACTGTGGTCGATTACAAGGACGTCCTGCTGACGCTGGTCCCCATGGCGCCAAGAACCCAGCACCTGTGCAGCTTCCTCTGTGAGCTCTCCCTGCTGCACACCAGCCTGGCCGCCTATGCCCCGGCCCACCTGGCTGCAGCCGCCCTGCTCCTGGCGAGGCTGACACATGGGCAGA CACAGCCCTGGACCACTCGGTTATGGGACCTCACTGGGTTCTCCTGTGAAGACCTCATCCCCTGTGTCTTAAGCCTTCATCAAAAGTG CTTCCATGACGATGCCCCCAAGGACTACAGGCAGGTCTCTCTCACTGCCGTGAAGCAGCGATTCGAGGACAAGCGATACGAAGAGATCAGCCAGGAAGAGGTGCTGAGCTACGGCCAGTTGTGTGCAACTCTAGGGGTGAAACAAGAGAGCCCAGAACCCGCGTCTTTCCTCAGCACAGGGGACATTCACACCTTCCTCAGCTCTCCCTCTGGAAGGAGAACCAAGCG GAAACGGGAGAACAGCCTCCAGGAGGACAGGGGCAGCTTCGTCACCACGCCGACCGCAGAGCTGTCCAGCCAGGAGGAGACACTGCTGGGCAGCTTCCTGGACTGGAGCCTGGACTACTGCTCCGGCTACGAGGGCGACCAAGAGAGCGAGGGCGAGAAGGAGGGCGATG TGACAGCTCCCAGCGGTGTCCTCGATGTCACTGTGGTCTACCTGAACCCGGAACAGCACTGCTGCCAGGAATCAAGCGATGAGGAGGCCTGCCCGGAGGAGGAGGGGCGTCAGGACACACAGGCGTCAGCACCAGGCAGCCAGACACCTTGGACCCCAGGGCTCGAGCGCTCTCTGTGCAGCAGGAGGGGGGCAGGCAAGGACATAACGACCTCAGGGTACTCCTCTGTCAGCAGCACAAGTCCCACAAACTCCGCAGATGGCTTGGGGGGCCTTGCCCGATCTACCTCAGTACTGTCCCCGGGCAGCGACTTGAACACACAGCCTTGCCACCATCACGCGAGGAAGTCGTGTGTACAGTGTCGTCCCCCAAGCCCCCCGGAGAGCTGTGCTCCCCAGCAACAGGTGAAGAGGAAAAACCTGTCCGCCCacaatgaggaggaggaggacatgAACTTGGGCTTTTTGAAGCTGTGA
- the CCNF gene encoding cyclin-F isoform X3 translates to MGSGGVIHCRCAKCFCYPTKRRIRRRPRNLTILSLPEDVLFHILKWLSVGDILAVRAVHSHLKYLVDNHASVWACASFQELWPSPKNLKLFERAAEKGNFEAAVKLGIAYLYNEGLSVSDEARAEVNGLKASRFFSLTERLNVGAAPFIWLFIRPPWSVSGSCCKAVVHESLRMECQLQKTHRASILHCLGRVLSLFELSLAKACAHGNQLGLEAKASNEIVCQLFQASHAVSKQRVFSVQKGLNDTMRYILIDWLVEVATMKDFSSLCLHLTVECVDRYLRRRLVPRYRLQLLGIACMVMCTRFISKEILTIREAVWLTDNTYKYEDLVRMMGEIISALEGKIRVPTVVDYKDVLLTLVPMAPRTQHLCSFLCELSLLHTSLAAYAPAHLAAAALLLARLTHGQTQPWTTRLWDLTGFSCEDLIPCVLSLHQKCFHDDAPKDYRQVSLTAVKQRFEDKRYEEISQEEVLSYGQLCATLGVKQESPEPASFLSTGDIHTFLSSPSGRRTKRKRENSLQEDRGSFVTTPTAELSSQEETLLGSFLDWSLDYCSGYEGDQESEGEKEGDVTAPSGVLDVTVVYLNPEQHCCQESSDEEACPEEEGRQDTQASAPGSQTPWTPGLERSLCSRRGAGKDITTSGYSSVSSTSPTNSADGLGGLARSTSVLSPGSDLNTQPCHHHARKSCVQCRPPSPPESCAPQQQVKRKNLSAHNEEEEDMNLGFLKL, encoded by the exons GTGCACTCCCACCTGAAGTACCTGGTGGATAACCATGCCAGCGTGTGGGCATGTGCCAGCTTCCAGGAGCTGTGGCCTTCTCCAAAGAACCTGAAGCTCTTTGAAAG GGCTGCCGAAAAAGGGAATTTTGAAGCTGCTGTGAAGCTGGGCATAGCCTACCTCTACAATGAAGGCC TGTCTGTGTCTGATGAGGCCCGGGCGGAAGTGAACGGGCTGAAGGCCTCTCGCTTCTTCAGTCTCACGGAGCGCCTGAATGTGGGCGCCGCGCCCTTCATCTGGCTCTTCATCCGCCCACCTTGGTCGGTGTCCGGAAGCTGCTGCAAGGCCGTGGTTCACGAGAGCCTCAGGATGGAGTGCCAGCTGCAGAAA ACTCACAGAGCGTCCATACTGCACTGCTTGGGGAGAGTGCTGAGTCTTTTTGAG CTGTCTCTAGCCAAAGCCTGTGCACACGGAAACCAGCTCGGACTGGAAGCGAAAGCCTCCAACGAGATAGTCTGCCAGCTGTTCCAGGCCTCCCACGCTGTCAGTAAGCAGAGGGTCTTCTCTGTGCAGAAGGGACTCAATGACACAATGAG GTACATTCTCATCGATTGGCTGGTAGAGGTTGCGACCATGAAGGACTTCTCGAGCCTGTGCCTTCACCTGACCGTGGAGTGCGTGGACCGGTACCTGCGGAGGCGGTTGGTGCCCCGGTACAGGCTCCAGCTGCTGGGCATCGCCTGCATGGTCATGTGCACCCG GTTCATCAGCAAAGAGATCCTGACGATCCGGGAGGCTGTGTGGCTCACAGACAACACGTACAAATACGAGGACCTGGTGAGGATGATGGGAGAGATCATCTCTGCCTTGGAAGGGAAGATTCGA GTCCCCACTGTGGTCGATTACAAGGACGTCCTGCTGACGCTGGTCCCCATGGCGCCAAGAACCCAGCACCTGTGCAGCTTCCTCTGTGAGCTCTCCCTGCTGCACACCAGCCTGGCCGCCTATGCCCCGGCCCACCTGGCTGCAGCCGCCCTGCTCCTGGCGAGGCTGACACATGGGCAGA CACAGCCCTGGACCACTCGGTTATGGGACCTCACTGGGTTCTCCTGTGAAGACCTCATCCCCTGTGTCTTAAGCCTTCATCAAAAGTG CTTCCATGACGATGCCCCCAAGGACTACAGGCAGGTCTCTCTCACTGCCGTGAAGCAGCGATTCGAGGACAAGCGATACGAAGAGATCAGCCAGGAAGAGGTGCTGAGCTACGGCCAGTTGTGTGCAACTCTAGGGGTGAAACAAGAGAGCCCAGAACCCGCGTCTTTCCTCAGCACAGGGGACATTCACACCTTCCTCAGCTCTCCCTCTGGAAGGAGAACCAAGCG GAAACGGGAGAACAGCCTCCAGGAGGACAGGGGCAGCTTCGTCACCACGCCGACCGCAGAGCTGTCCAGCCAGGAGGAGACACTGCTGGGCAGCTTCCTGGACTGGAGCCTGGACTACTGCTCCGGCTACGAGGGCGACCAAGAGAGCGAGGGCGAGAAGGAGGGCGATG TGACAGCTCCCAGCGGTGTCCTCGATGTCACTGTGGTCTACCTGAACCCGGAACAGCACTGCTGCCAGGAATCAAGCGATGAGGAGGCCTGCCCGGAGGAGGAGGGGCGTCAGGACACACAGGCGTCAGCACCAGGCAGCCAGACACCTTGGACCCCAGGGCTCGAGCGCTCTCTGTGCAGCAGGAGGGGGGCAGGCAAGGACATAACGACCTCAGGGTACTCCTCTGTCAGCAGCACAAGTCCCACAAACTCCGCAGATGGCTTGGGGGGCCTTGCCCGATCTACCTCAGTACTGTCCCCGGGCAGCGACTTGAACACACAGCCTTGCCACCATCACGCGAGGAAGTCGTGTGTACAGTGTCGTCCCCCAAGCCCCCCGGAGAGCTGTGCTCCCCAGCAACAGGTGAAGAGGAAAAACCTGTCCGCCCacaatgaggaggaggaggacatgAACTTGGGCTTTTTGAAGCTGTGA